The following proteins come from a genomic window of Scomber japonicus isolate fScoJap1 chromosome 4, fScoJap1.pri, whole genome shotgun sequence:
- the LOC128357242 gene encoding RNA-binding protein 39-like isoform X2 yields the protein MADDFDVEDLLEAPYRKDEIKSSHANGHDDQHKKKRRSRSRSRSPGSRKKRSRSKDKKKGKKRSKSRERKRSRSKERHRSRSRSKERSGRRKRSKSRSPFRKEKSPIRQPIDNLTPEERDARTVFCMQLAARIRARDLEDFFSAVGKVRDVRMISDRNSRRSKGIAYIEFVEASSVPLAIGLTGQRLLGVPIIVQASQAEKNRAAAAANNLQKGSSGPMRLYVGSLHFNITEEMLRGIFEPFGKIEGIQLMMDSETGRSKGYGFISFSDAECAKKALEQLNGFELAGRPMKVGHVTERSDSSTASSFLDNDELERTGIDLGTTGRLQLMARLAEGTGLKIPPAAQQALQMTGSIPFGNIAATTAVPTPAPSQALNLPSQPLATHCLQLSNLFNPQSENDPSWAIEIQDDVIEECNKHGGIVHIYVDKNSAQGNVYVKCPSIPAAMATVNALHGRWFAGKMITAAYVPLPTYHNLFPDSVTAKQLLMPARR from the exons ATGGCTGATGATTTTGACGTTGAGGACCTGCTGGAGGCTCCATACAGAAAG GATGAGATCAAGTCCTCTCATGCAAACGGACATGACGACCAACACAAGAA GAAAAGGAGGAGCCGAAGCAGGAGCCGGAGCCCAGGCTCtaggaagaaaagaagcagaagcaaagacaaaaagaagggcAAGAAGAGGAGCAAGAGCAGGGAGAGAAAACGAAGCCGCAGTAAAGAGCGTCACCGCAGCCGCTCCCGAAGCAAGGAACGTTCTGGACG ccgAAAACGTTCAAAAAGTCGCAGCCCTTTCAGAAAAGAGAAGAGTCCCATTAG GCAACCAATTGACAATCTAACACCAGAGGAGAGAGATGCCCGCACAGTTTTCTGCATGCAGCTTGCTGCCAGAATCAGAGCCCGAGACCTGGAGGATTTCTTCTCAGCTGTCGGAAAA gTAAGAGATGTGAGAATGATCTCTGATAGAAACTCCAGAAGATCAAAGGGCATTGCATACATTGAGTTTGTGGAGGCTTCGTCTGTACCACTGGCGATCGGACTGACTGGCCAGCGGCTTTTAGGAGTGCCCATTATCGTCCAGGCCTCTCAG gcagagaaaaacagagctgctgctgctgctaataaTCTACAGAAGGGGAGCTCAGGTCCGATGCGGCTGTACGTCGGCTCTCTGCACTTCAACATTACCGAAGAAATGCTTCGAGGGATCTTCGAGCCTTTCGGAAAG aTTGAAGGAATACAGCTCATGATGGACAGCGAAACTGGACGGTCTAAAGGATACGGCTTCATATCG TTTTCAGATGCAGAATGTGCAAAAAAGGCCTTGGAGCAATTGAATGGCTTTGAGCTGGCCGGGCGTCCGATGAAGGTGGGACATGTCACAGAGCGCTCAGACTCATCGACGGCCAGCTCGTTCCTGGACAACGATGAACTAGAAAGGACTGGCATCGACCTCGGCACCACAGGACGTCTACAGCTCATGGCTCGTCTAGCAGAAG GAACTGGTCTGAAGATCCCTCCTGCAGCTCAGCAGGCTCTACAGATGACTGGCTCCATACCCTTTGGAAACATAGCTGCTACAACAG CTGTTCCGACTCCAGCTCCAAGTCAGGCGTTGAACCTCCCATCACAGCCGCTggccacacattgccttcagctGTCTAACCTGTTCAACCCACAATC GGAAAATGACCCCAGCTGGGCCATCGAGATCCAAGATGATGTCATTGAGGAGTGCAACAAACACGGAGGAATCGTTCACATTTATGTCGATAAGAACTCTGCTCAA GGTAACGTGTATGTGAAGTGCCCCTCAATACCAGCAGCGATGGCAACTGTAAATGCACTTCATGGACGCTGGTTTGCAG gCAAAATGATAACAGCCGCCTACGTTCCCTTACCGACCTACCACAACCTTTTCCCCGATTCAGTGACGGCGAAGCAGCTTCTAATGCCTGCGCGTCGATAG
- the LOC128357242 gene encoding RNA-binding protein 39-like isoform X1, which yields MADDFDVEDLLEAPYRKDEIKSSHANGHDDQHKKKRRSRSRSRSPGSRKKRSRSKDKKKGKKRSKSRERKRSRSKERHRSRSRSKERSGRYRARRSPVRKRSKSRSPFRKEKSPIRQPIDNLTPEERDARTVFCMQLAARIRARDLEDFFSAVGKVRDVRMISDRNSRRSKGIAYIEFVEASSVPLAIGLTGQRLLGVPIIVQASQAEKNRAAAAANNLQKGSSGPMRLYVGSLHFNITEEMLRGIFEPFGKIEGIQLMMDSETGRSKGYGFISFSDAECAKKALEQLNGFELAGRPMKVGHVTERSDSSTASSFLDNDELERTGIDLGTTGRLQLMARLAEGTGLKIPPAAQQALQMTGSIPFGNIAATTAVPTPAPSQALNLPSQPLATHCLQLSNLFNPQSENDPSWAIEIQDDVIEECNKHGGIVHIYVDKNSAQGNVYVKCPSIPAAMATVNALHGRWFAGKMITAAYVPLPTYHNLFPDSVTAKQLLMPARR from the exons ATGGCTGATGATTTTGACGTTGAGGACCTGCTGGAGGCTCCATACAGAAAG GATGAGATCAAGTCCTCTCATGCAAACGGACATGACGACCAACACAAGAA GAAAAGGAGGAGCCGAAGCAGGAGCCGGAGCCCAGGCTCtaggaagaaaagaagcagaagcaaagacaaaaagaagggcAAGAAGAGGAGCAAGAGCAGGGAGAGAAAACGAAGCCGCAGTAAAGAGCGTCACCGCAGCCGCTCCCGAAGCAAGGAACGTTCTGGACGGTACAGAGCACGCAGGAGCCCTGT ccgAAAACGTTCAAAAAGTCGCAGCCCTTTCAGAAAAGAGAAGAGTCCCATTAG GCAACCAATTGACAATCTAACACCAGAGGAGAGAGATGCCCGCACAGTTTTCTGCATGCAGCTTGCTGCCAGAATCAGAGCCCGAGACCTGGAGGATTTCTTCTCAGCTGTCGGAAAA gTAAGAGATGTGAGAATGATCTCTGATAGAAACTCCAGAAGATCAAAGGGCATTGCATACATTGAGTTTGTGGAGGCTTCGTCTGTACCACTGGCGATCGGACTGACTGGCCAGCGGCTTTTAGGAGTGCCCATTATCGTCCAGGCCTCTCAG gcagagaaaaacagagctgctgctgctgctaataaTCTACAGAAGGGGAGCTCAGGTCCGATGCGGCTGTACGTCGGCTCTCTGCACTTCAACATTACCGAAGAAATGCTTCGAGGGATCTTCGAGCCTTTCGGAAAG aTTGAAGGAATACAGCTCATGATGGACAGCGAAACTGGACGGTCTAAAGGATACGGCTTCATATCG TTTTCAGATGCAGAATGTGCAAAAAAGGCCTTGGAGCAATTGAATGGCTTTGAGCTGGCCGGGCGTCCGATGAAGGTGGGACATGTCACAGAGCGCTCAGACTCATCGACGGCCAGCTCGTTCCTGGACAACGATGAACTAGAAAGGACTGGCATCGACCTCGGCACCACAGGACGTCTACAGCTCATGGCTCGTCTAGCAGAAG GAACTGGTCTGAAGATCCCTCCTGCAGCTCAGCAGGCTCTACAGATGACTGGCTCCATACCCTTTGGAAACATAGCTGCTACAACAG CTGTTCCGACTCCAGCTCCAAGTCAGGCGTTGAACCTCCCATCACAGCCGCTggccacacattgccttcagctGTCTAACCTGTTCAACCCACAATC GGAAAATGACCCCAGCTGGGCCATCGAGATCCAAGATGATGTCATTGAGGAGTGCAACAAACACGGAGGAATCGTTCACATTTATGTCGATAAGAACTCTGCTCAA GGTAACGTGTATGTGAAGTGCCCCTCAATACCAGCAGCGATGGCAACTGTAAATGCACTTCATGGACGCTGGTTTGCAG gCAAAATGATAACAGCCGCCTACGTTCCCTTACCGACCTACCACAACCTTTTCCCCGATTCAGTGACGGCGAAGCAGCTTCTAATGCCTGCGCGTCGATAG
- the LOC128357141 gene encoding embryonic polyadenylate-binding protein-like: MNSSGPAYPLASLYVGDLHPDVTEAMLYQKFSPAGPIMSIRVCRDIITRRSLGYAYINFQQPADAECALDTMNYDVIKGRPIRIMWSQRDPGLRKSGVGNIFIKNMDESIDNKALYDTFSAFGNILSCKVVCDDKGSKGYGFVHFETHEAANRAIDTMNGMLLNDRKVFVGHFKSRKEREVEFGTKAMKFTNVYIKNFGDDYSDDKLKEVFSVFGRTLSVRVMKDERGRSRGFGFVNYANHEDAQKAVDDMNGKEINGKMIYVGRAQKRLERQGELKRKFDQIKQDRIQRYQGVNLYVKNLDDTIDDERLRKEFAPYGTITSAKVMTDGSQSKGFGFVCFSSPEEATKAVTEMNGRIVATKPLYVALAQRREERKAILTNKYMQRLATLRTMGSPIIDSYHQAAYYMSVPQPPTRSYYNHTAVSNMRPVPCWTGQAPRPQGPYSNQYGSSVPRRATTPIATVRQASTQAPRIISSSHKTNNIGTQTVGGRTDVPGMTRSGQYKYSSAVRNPQQVITVPAPMTRLQVIPAPTMEPPVHIQGHEPLTASMLAAAPLMDQKQLLGERLYPLIHAHHPNLAGKITGMLLEIDNSELLHMLDSPESLHSKVDEAIAVLQAHQAKDCSPKK, encoded by the exons ATGAACAGCAGTGGACCAGCCTACCCCCTCGCCTCTTTGTATGTAGGCGACCTGCATCCTGATGTTACGGAGGCCATGCTCTACCAGAAGTTCTCTCCTGCTGGGCCAATCATGTCAATCCGTGTGTGCCGTGACATTATCACTCGCAGATCTCTGGGATATGCCTACATAAACTTCCAGCAACCAGCTGATG CGGAGTGTGCCCTGGATACAATGAACTACGATGTTATCAAGGGTCGGCCTATCAGAATAATGTGGTCTCAGCGTGACCCCGGACTTAGGAAGTCTGGCGTGGGTAACATCTTCATCAAGAACATGGACGAGTCTATTGACAACAAGGCCCTGTATGATACCTTCTCAGCCTTCGGGAATATTTTGTCCTGCAAG GTTGTTTGTGATGACAAAGGATCCAAAGGCTATGGCTTTGTCCACTTTGAGACTCATGAGGCTGCAAACCGGGCCATTGATACCATGAATGGGATGCTGCTGAATGACAGGAAAGT TTTTGTTGGCCACTTTAAGTCCCGCAAGGAGCGAGAGGTGGAATTCGGCACCAAAGCTATGAAGTTCACCAACGTCTACATTAAGAACTTTGGTGACGACTACTCTGACGACAAACTCAAAGAAGTCTTCTCTGTATTTG GGAGGACTCTGAGTGTGCGAGTGATGAAGGACGAGAGGGGCCGTTCACGTGGATTTGGCTTCGTAAACTACGCTAACCATGAGGATGCTCAGAAG GCAGTCGATGACATGAACGGAAAAGAGATCAATGGGAAAATGATCTATGTGGGACGAGCTCAGAAGCGGCTGGAGCGCCAAGGAGAGCTGAAGCGCAAGTTTGACCAGATCAAACAGGACCGCATCCAGCGCTATCAG GGAGTGAATCTCTACGTGAAGAACTTGGACGACACCATAGATGACGAGAGACTGCGGAAGGAGTTTGCCCCCTACGGCACTATCACGAGTGCTAAG GTCATGACAGATGGCTCGCAGAGCAAAGGCTTCGGctttgtctgtttctcttcacCCGAGGAAGCAACAAAAGCAGTCACTGAAATGAATGGAAGAATTGTTGCAACCAAGCCGCTGTACGTGGCTCTGGCTCAGCGGAGGGAGGAGCGTAAAGCCATCCTAACCAATAAGTACATGCAGAGACTGGCAACCTTGAGGACCATGGGAAGTCCGATCATTGACTCGTACCACCAGGCTGCGTACTACATGAGTGTGCCACAG CCTCCCACTCGCTCTTACTACAACCACACTGCTGTCAGCAACATGAGACCGGTGCCTTGTTGGACGGGACAAGCACCCAGACCACAGG GCCCGTACTCAAACCAGTATGGCAGTTCTGTTCCTCGACGTGCCACCACTCCCATTGCTACAGTCAGACAGGCATCCACCCAGGCTCCACGCATCATAAGTTCATCACATAAGACAA ATAACATCGGGACTCAGACTGTAGGAGGGCGCACTGACGTGCCTGGTATGACCAGAAGTGGTCAGTATAAATACTCATCTGCAGTGAGGAACCCGCAGCAGGTCATCACTGTGCCTGCACCCATGACAAGACTACAG GTTATTCCTGCACCTACGATGGAGCCACCAGTGCATATTCAAGGCCATGAGCCACTCACCGCCTCCATGTTGGCTGCAGCTCCACTCATGGATCAGAAACAGCTTCTCG GTGAGCGATTGTACCCGCTGATCCACGCTCATCACCCAAACCTGGCTGGAAAGATCACAGGAATGCTGTTAGAGATCGACAACTCTGAGCTGCTACACATGCTGGACTCGCCCGAATCACTGCACTCTAAG GTGGATGAAGCGATTGCCGTCCTGCAGGCTCACCAGGCGAAGGATTGCTCTCCCAAAAAGTGA